In Bacillus sp. FJAT-45037, the following are encoded in one genomic region:
- a CDS encoding MATE family efflux transporter — translation MKAVRAKQLDFTEGSIRKKMIMFSWPIFMANILQASYQIVDSLWVGNLLGTNALGAISISATVVFTVLSFIIGVNGATLTVLSQRKGADDEKGLKESLNAFVFVLGSLALLLGLIGFFFSSSILRAMGTPDAIMPYAESYLKINFIGILFLFGYNFIGTVLRALGDSKTPIRFVMLAVILNAVLDPLFISGFNMGIEGAAYATIVAQGTAFLYGLIYSIYRAGVPFSVPTLPEKKYFIVLFKMGLPAGLSMMAISAGVLAIMTVVTSFGEDVVAGFGVAQRLDSLIMLPALTLGSAVNSMAGQNIGAMKWNRVGEVAKEAILLIIVVTLTISTIMFIGAEYFVSMFIRDPDTVAFGAMYIKTIAFFYPFLGINFVLNGIIRASGAMMAVLVLNIISFWLLRFPITYLFADWFGERGIALGMGMSFVISSLIAGSYYFLGNWRKISNDVAKHTKGSK, via the coding sequence ATGAAAGCAGTTAGGGCTAAACAACTTGATTTTACAGAGGGCAGTATTCGAAAGAAGATGATTATGTTTTCATGGCCGATCTTCATGGCCAACATTTTACAAGCTTCTTATCAGATCGTCGACTCGCTATGGGTCGGGAACTTACTCGGAACGAATGCGCTCGGAGCGATCTCGATTTCAGCTACGGTCGTATTTACCGTGTTATCTTTTATTATTGGGGTCAACGGGGCCACGCTCACTGTGTTATCTCAACGAAAAGGCGCGGATGACGAGAAGGGCTTAAAGGAATCATTAAACGCTTTTGTTTTTGTGCTTGGTTCACTTGCTCTTCTTCTCGGATTGATTGGTTTTTTCTTCTCGAGTAGTATTTTGAGAGCGATGGGTACACCGGATGCGATTATGCCATATGCGGAATCCTATTTAAAAATTAACTTTATTGGTATATTATTTTTATTTGGGTACAATTTTATTGGAACAGTGCTTCGCGCACTCGGGGACAGTAAAACACCAATTCGCTTTGTTATGCTTGCAGTTATACTAAATGCGGTACTAGATCCACTTTTTATTAGTGGTTTTAACATGGGGATCGAAGGAGCTGCTTACGCTACGATTGTTGCACAAGGGACTGCGTTTTTATATGGATTAATCTATTCTATTTATCGTGCAGGTGTTCCATTTAGTGTGCCGACTTTACCAGAGAAAAAGTATTTTATTGTCCTCTTTAAGATGGGACTGCCAGCGGGATTATCGATGATGGCTATTTCAGCCGGTGTTCTTGCCATCATGACCGTTGTCACTAGCTTCGGGGAAGATGTTGTTGCTGGATTTGGTGTAGCACAAAGGTTAGATAGCTTAATTATGTTACCTGCTCTGACGCTTGGCTCAGCTGTAAATAGTATGGCGGGGCAAAATATAGGGGCAATGAAATGGAACCGAGTCGGTGAAGTGGCTAAAGAAGCGATATTGCTTATCATTGTTGTCACCTTAACGATTAGTACGATCATGTTTATCGGTGCAGAATATTTTGTTTCGATGTTTATACGCGATCCAGATACGGTGGCGTTTGGGGCAATGTATATTAAGACGATCGCTTTCTTTTATCCATTCCTAGGAATTAATTTCGTTTTAAATGGAATCATTCGGGCGTCCGGAGCGATGATGGCAGTATTGGTATTAAACATTATCTCATTTTGGTTGCTTCGATTCCCAATAACGTACTTGTTTGCCGATTGGTTTGGTGAACGAGGGATTGCATTAGGTATGGGGATGAGCTTTGTCATTAGCAGTTTGATTGCAGGGAGTTATTATTTCCTCGGAAATTGGCGAAAAATTAGTAACGATGTAGCAAAGCATACAAAAGGGTCGAAGTAA
- a CDS encoding YczE/YyaS/YitT family protein — MSLTVKRGLVYVVGLIILSFGITMTILAGLGAGAWDALNVGLSMVTPFTVGNWVIFVGLLLIGLNALLSKSRPEIFSILTIVILGFFIDFWLIIVFDNVFLTGLILQFIVLAIGIVLMALGIATYLQAKFAVIPIDRFMFVLQGLFGVKLMIAKTIAEVSALILAFVVGGPIGLGTILVTFLIGPSIQFFYPKLEKMVYGAEEVE, encoded by the coding sequence ATGTCATTAACAGTTAAAAGAGGGTTAGTTTATGTAGTTGGTCTTATTATTTTGTCCTTTGGTATCACGATGACGATCTTAGCCGGTCTAGGCGCTGGGGCTTGGGATGCATTAAATGTAGGTCTATCAATGGTCACACCGTTTACCGTGGGGAATTGGGTCATTTTTGTCGGTCTTCTTCTAATTGGATTAAATGCGCTGTTATCAAAATCAAGACCAGAAATATTTTCGATTCTGACAATTGTCATCCTGGGATTCTTTATTGATTTTTGGTTAATTATTGTGTTTGATAACGTCTTTTTAACAGGGCTCATTTTACAATTTATTGTGTTAGCAATTGGAATTGTTTTGATGGCTTTAGGGATCGCTACGTATTTACAAGCGAAATTCGCGGTCATTCCAATCGATCGCTTTATGTTCGTTTTACAAGGGTTGTTCGGAGTGAAATTAATGATTGCAAAAACGATTGCTGAAGTATCCGCTTTGATTCTCGCCTTCGTGGTAGGAGGTCCGATTGGTCTAGGGACGATTTTAGTTACGTTCTTAATCGGTCCGAGCATCCAATTCTTTTATCCGAAGCTTGAGAAGATGGTGTATGGAGCAGAAGAGGTTGAATAA
- the proC gene encoding pyrroline-5-carboxylate reductase, with translation MHILFIGAGRMAEAIASGLLAREGKKVKITLSNEKNDAKLEALKNTYNVEITHDWRTVIEEVDTVILACPPSTHEDVLREMTRFVKTQFIVTVAAGVDPDFLEAHLPQGSAVAWLMPNTAASVGKSMSLYTYGQHVTDEHKMKMNTILRSIGESENLSAAQIHELTAITGSAPAYLYAFVEALSQSATEYGLSADQARRLVNEMVIGSAKMLQTYQDPALLREQVTSPGGATDAGLKSLERNNFHQAIKEAVKATNDHAKAKKN, from the coding sequence ATGCATATTTTATTTATTGGTGCTGGTCGAATGGCTGAAGCGATTGCATCAGGACTACTTGCTCGTGAAGGCAAAAAGGTAAAGATTACTCTTTCGAACGAAAAAAATGATGCAAAGCTAGAGGCATTAAAAAATACATACAATGTCGAGATTACACACGATTGGAGAACTGTCATTGAAGAGGTTGATACAGTCATCTTAGCTTGCCCACCGAGTACTCACGAAGACGTTCTACGTGAGATGACACGCTTTGTCAAAACGCAATTCATTGTGACAGTCGCAGCGGGTGTAGATCCTGACTTCTTAGAAGCTCACTTACCACAAGGATCCGCGGTTGCATGGTTGATGCCAAATACAGCAGCGAGCGTGGGGAAATCAATGTCACTCTATACTTACGGACAACATGTGACAGACGAACATAAAATGAAAATGAATACTATCCTTCGTTCAATTGGCGAATCTGAGAACTTAAGTGCTGCACAAATTCATGAGCTTACAGCGATTACAGGCAGTGCCCCTGCTTACTTATATGCTTTTGTCGAAGCTTTGTCACAGTCTGCTACTGAATATGGTCTATCTGCTGACCAAGCGAGAAGGCTAGTCAATGAAATGGTGATCGGAAGTGCGAAAATGCTTCAAACCTATCAAGATCCTGCTCTGTTACGTGAACAAGTCACCTCACCTGGTGGAGCGACAGATGCTGGATTAAAGTCTCTAGAAAGAAATAATTTTCATCAAGCTATTAAAGAAGCTGTGAAAGCAACCAATGACCATGCAAAAGCAAAAAAGAACTAA
- a CDS encoding YfkD famly protein has product MKRIMIALVLLCLLCVPLQALAEGEKETKKDFSIPNSVLPISKENTYTNPTQDLPYLQPSGLAEELLTSTDVKIENPDLIRIFNESTINDSKLAIGFRASIYLGEWPLAYESQGTDVNWEYQKVNTNYIDNRGGRAPQKLTYSQEQQKRVSGGLTAKIPNSEAVKKMMMIKATEQTNLPLSFDTVIGQGTKKGQSYNIAPNQVGYLHSYVPAANEKGKVTYGEVYLSFKGGKRKLDIKNVTQQGVGAWIPVQDHLSFTFIAANQPK; this is encoded by the coding sequence ATGAAACGGATCATGATAGCACTCGTATTGTTATGCCTGTTATGTGTCCCGCTACAAGCGCTGGCTGAAGGGGAAAAAGAGACAAAAAAGGATTTCAGTATTCCTAATTCTGTTTTACCAATTTCTAAGGAAAATACATATACAAACCCAACGCAAGACTTACCGTATTTACAACCAAGTGGTCTAGCAGAAGAATTATTAACTTCAACAGATGTAAAGATTGAAAACCCTGATCTAATTCGTATCTTTAATGAATCGACCATCAATGATTCAAAGCTGGCTATTGGTTTTCGAGCATCGATTTATTTAGGGGAATGGCCACTTGCTTATGAATCGCAAGGAACGGATGTGAACTGGGAGTATCAAAAAGTAAACACGAATTATATTGACAATCGTGGAGGGCGTGCGCCGCAAAAGCTTACGTACAGCCAGGAGCAGCAAAAGCGTGTTAGTGGTGGTCTAACAGCAAAGATTCCTAACAGTGAAGCTGTTAAGAAGATGATGATGATTAAAGCAACAGAACAGACAAACCTTCCATTATCGTTTGATACGGTTATAGGGCAAGGAACAAAGAAGGGTCAATCCTATAATATTGCACCGAATCAAGTAGGGTATTTGCATAGTTATGTTCCAGCAGCGAATGAAAAAGGAAAAGTGACTTACGGGGAAGTATATTTATCATTTAAAGGAGGTAAGCGAAAGCTCGATATTAAAAATGTGACGCAACAAGGGGTCGGAGCGTGGATTCCTGTACAAGATCATTTAAGCTTTACTTTTATCGCAGCGAATCAACCAAAGTAA
- the yfkAB gene encoding radical SAM/CxCxxxxC motif protein YfkAB has product MNHTLPKITPSFDPWEAYEDIVSFGRLELTNVEFTTTTLCNMRCEHCAVGYTLQPKDPTPLPLELLIKRLDEIPNLRAFSITGGEPMLSMKSVDQYVVPLLKYAHERGVRTQINSNLTLDLKRYEKIIPYLDVLHISHNYGSVEDFAEIGFAMMDRKPTFEQRAALFDRMAENAKVLTSRGVIVSAETMINKRTIPHIDKIHQQIVAMGCQRHEVHPMYPSDFASTLEVATLDEIRQGIHRLLDVRDKDTWMLFGTLPFYPCSDDEDDLILQRRLFSEKNVTVRNDPDGRSRLNVNIFDGEIIVTDFGDTPPLGNIQHQSLNEAYDTWTKTEINQALSCHCPAVKCLGPNVLVKDAYYRELDFTKRKSNI; this is encoded by the coding sequence TTGAATCATACATTACCTAAAATTACTCCTTCCTTTGATCCATGGGAGGCTTATGAAGACATAGTATCGTTTGGTCGTTTGGAACTAACGAATGTAGAGTTTACAACGACTACTCTTTGCAATATGCGTTGTGAACACTGCGCGGTTGGTTATACGCTCCAACCAAAAGACCCGACTCCCCTTCCACTAGAGTTACTCATTAAACGTCTAGACGAAATCCCTAATTTACGTGCTTTTAGTATTACAGGTGGCGAACCGATGCTGTCGATGAAATCGGTCGATCAATACGTCGTTCCATTATTAAAGTATGCGCATGAGCGTGGCGTTCGTACACAAATCAATTCAAATCTCACACTTGATCTAAAACGATACGAGAAAATTATTCCGTACCTTGATGTTCTTCATATTTCTCACAACTATGGAAGTGTAGAAGATTTTGCTGAAATTGGATTTGCTATGATGGATCGTAAGCCAACATTTGAGCAACGTGCGGCTTTGTTTGATCGTATGGCGGAAAATGCAAAAGTGCTGACGAGCCGTGGAGTCATTGTCTCTGCTGAAACGATGATTAATAAACGAACGATTCCTCATATTGATAAGATTCATCAACAGATTGTCGCTATGGGCTGTCAACGTCATGAGGTGCACCCTATGTACCCTAGCGATTTTGCTAGCACACTTGAAGTCGCTACTCTTGATGAGATTCGCCAAGGTATCCATCGTCTGCTAGATGTACGCGACAAAGATACATGGATGTTATTTGGGACATTGCCTTTCTACCCTTGTAGTGATGATGAGGACGATCTCATTTTGCAAAGAAGACTGTTTAGCGAAAAGAACGTAACCGTACGAAATGACCCCGACGGGCGCTCTAGACTCAACGTCAATATTTTCGATGGAGAAATTATCGTAACAGACTTTGGTGATACTCCTCCACTTGGAAATATCCAACATCAATCATTAAATGAAGCTTACGACACGTGGACAAAAACGGAGATCAATCAAGCTCTGTCATGCCACTGTCCTGCTGTGAAATGCCTTGGCCCAAATGTTCTCGTGAAAGATGCATATTATCGTGAGTTAGATTTCACAAAGCGAAAAAGCAACATTTAA
- a CDS encoding SE1561 family protein has translation MGGAIHDKKQQMEYLHQRLDLLMNVLDSIEPEDAGVDEIDRLLEMLDDIEVKCKQFRSDWFE, from the coding sequence TTGGGTGGAGCAATTCATGATAAAAAACAACAAATGGAGTATTTGCATCAGCGTTTAGATTTATTGATGAACGTGCTAGATTCAATTGAACCAGAAGATGCAGGTGTTGATGAAATTGATCGACTACTTGAAATGCTTGATGATATCGAAGTGAAGTGTAAACAGTTCCGTAGTGATTGGTTTGAATAA
- a CDS encoding histidine phosphatase family protein, translated as MNLYLIRHGESEGNRLGKIQGWKDFPLSNVGKQQAGQLGQFFKQIHLDYIYSSDLKRAHDTALTLGTASGQSVHTWEKIREVNLGPLEGLSRKEIYEQFPEVQHKTILTSEVEGTETISELTTRCQYVLDQMHRAHKKDDVALVSHGGFISILLMYMMIGESWATVHRPFLIGNTSITHIEWTESKKPLIHYVNRTAHLEETPDATQKLGIL; from the coding sequence GTGAATTTGTATTTAATTCGTCACGGAGAGTCTGAAGGAAATCGATTAGGTAAGATTCAAGGGTGGAAAGACTTCCCTTTATCTAATGTAGGAAAGCAACAAGCAGGACAATTAGGACAATTCTTCAAACAAATTCACTTGGATTACATCTATAGTAGTGATTTAAAAAGAGCGCATGATACAGCACTGACATTAGGTACTGCGAGTGGGCAAAGTGTTCATACTTGGGAAAAAATTCGTGAGGTCAATCTCGGGCCTCTTGAAGGGCTCTCGAGAAAAGAAATTTACGAACAATTTCCCGAAGTTCAGCACAAGACGATCTTAACATCGGAGGTAGAGGGAACAGAAACGATCTCTGAGTTAACAACACGTTGTCAATATGTGCTCGATCAAATGCATAGAGCTCATAAAAAGGATGATGTCGCACTCGTTTCTCACGGAGGATTCATTAGTATCCTTCTGATGTATATGATGATTGGAGAGTCATGGGCCACGGTTCATCGTCCATTTTTAATTGGAAACACGAGCATAACGCATATTGAATGGACAGAATCGAAGAAGCCGTTGATTCATTATGTGAATCGAACAGCTCACTTAGAAGAGACTCCTGACGCAACACAGAAATTAGGCATTTTATAA
- a CDS encoding cold-shock protein, whose amino-acid sequence MTQGTVKWFNAEKGFGFIEVEGGDDVFVHFSAIQGEGFKSLEEGQAVSFEIEQGARGPQAANVTK is encoded by the coding sequence ATGACACAAGGTACAGTAAAATGGTTTAACGCAGAAAAAGGTTTCGGTTTCATCGAGGTTGAAGGTGGAGATGACGTATTCGTACATTTCTCAGCTATCCAAGGTGAAGGTTTCAAATCACTAGAAGAAGGTCAAGCAGTATCTTTCGAAATCGAACAAGGCGCTCGTGGACCACAAGCTGCTAACGTAACTAAGTAA
- a CDS encoding fumarate hydratase → MEKLQQSMYELIVETSTNLPNDVRRAIAKAKTQENAGTRAALSLSTITENIEMAEEKVSPICQDTGMPTFEVKVPVGVNQLEIKKAIHKAMVQATEDGKLRPNSVDSLTGKNSGNNLGGGTPVIHFSQWEKDVIDVRLILKGGGCENKNIQYSLPAELEGLGRAGRDLDGIRKCVMHSVYQAQGQGCSAGFIGVGIGGDRTTSYSLAKDQLFRKVDDVNPIEDLQKLEDYVMENANKLGIGTMGFGGEATLLGCKVGVMNRLPASFFVSVAYNCWAYRRLGVVLDQSTGDIQEWLYKDGEEVDLNTSSKEIEDAAEVTEEAREVILEAPITEEKIRELKVGDVVIINGMMHTGRDAIHHHLMDHDAPIDLNGQIIYHCGPVMLKDGEGNWHVKAAGPTTSIREEPYQGDIMKKFGIRAVMGKGGMGPKTLKALEEHGGVYLNAIGGAAQYYANCIKGVKGVDLMEFGIPEAMWHLEVEGFAAIVTMDSHGNSLHADVDKSSLEKLAEFKEPVFK, encoded by the coding sequence GTGGAGAAATTACAACAAAGCATGTATGAGTTAATCGTTGAAACATCTACAAATCTACCAAATGATGTACGTCGTGCGATCGCAAAAGCGAAAACGCAAGAAAATGCAGGAACGCGTGCTGCACTTTCATTATCGACGATTACAGAGAATATTGAAATGGCTGAGGAGAAGGTATCTCCGATTTGTCAGGATACTGGAATGCCTACATTTGAAGTTAAAGTTCCTGTTGGCGTTAATCAATTGGAAATAAAAAAAGCAATTCATAAAGCAATGGTACAAGCAACGGAAGATGGTAAGCTACGTCCTAACTCTGTTGATTCTTTAACAGGTAAAAATAGTGGAAACAACTTAGGTGGCGGAACACCTGTTATCCATTTTTCTCAGTGGGAAAAGGATGTTATCGATGTCCGCTTAATTTTAAAAGGAGGCGGCTGTGAGAATAAAAATATTCAATACAGCTTGCCGGCAGAATTAGAAGGACTCGGACGTGCTGGTCGTGACCTCGATGGTATTCGTAAGTGTGTTATGCACTCAGTTTACCAAGCACAAGGACAAGGCTGTAGCGCTGGATTTATCGGTGTAGGTATTGGTGGCGATCGTACGACAAGTTATTCGTTAGCGAAAGATCAGCTATTCCGCAAGGTAGATGATGTAAATCCTATAGAAGATTTACAGAAGCTTGAAGACTATGTAATGGAAAATGCGAATAAGCTTGGGATTGGGACGATGGGTTTCGGCGGAGAAGCGACATTACTTGGCTGTAAAGTCGGTGTGATGAATCGTTTACCAGCAAGTTTCTTCGTCTCTGTTGCGTATAACTGCTGGGCTTATCGCCGTCTAGGTGTAGTCTTAGATCAATCTACAGGTGACATTCAGGAATGGTTATATAAAGATGGGGAAGAAGTCGACTTAAACACCTCATCAAAAGAGATTGAAGATGCGGCCGAAGTGACAGAAGAGGCACGTGAAGTCATTCTTGAAGCCCCAATTACAGAAGAAAAAATTCGTGAGCTTAAAGTCGGTGATGTCGTTATTATTAATGGCATGATGCACACAGGACGTGACGCAATTCATCATCACTTGATGGATCACGATGCACCGATTGATTTAAATGGTCAAATTATTTATCACTGTGGTCCCGTTATGTTAAAAGACGGAGAAGGAAACTGGCATGTGAAAGCTGCGGGTCCAACGACAAGTATCCGTGAAGAGCCATACCAAGGCGATATTATGAAGAAGTTTGGTATACGTGCTGTGATGGGCAAAGGCGGAATGGGTCCCAAAACGCTCAAAGCACTAGAAGAGCACGGTGGTGTGTACTTAAATGCTATTGGGGGCGCAGCGCAATATTATGCGAACTGTATTAAAGGCGTTAAAGGTGTCGATTTGATGGAATTTGGTATTCCAGAAGCGATGTGGCATCTTGAAGTAGAAGGTTTTGCAGCGATTGTGACGATGGATTCACACGGGAACAGCCTTCATGCCGATGTTGATAAGTCATCACTTGAAAAACTAGCTGAATTTAAAGAGCCAGTATTTAAATAA
- the pdaA gene encoding delta-lactam-biosynthetic de-N-acetylase, with amino-acid sequence MIKKAAVLISLLLVCFCMCTSSLASAYSTKTYNWNFNPNKENQPTTTESHYLELLNQTGGFYIGDTTKKELYLTFDNGYENGYTEKVLDTLKEKEVPGAFFITGHYLESAPELVKRMVDEGHIVGNHSWHHPSLPEVGDGRLMDELTKVKQRFTELTGVEEMNYLRPPRGQFSERSLTLSAKLGYTNVFWSMAYKDWEVDKQRGGQYAYDQIMARIHPGAIMLIHSVSSDNAEALPKVIDDARAQGYTFKSLDEYMFQKQIKTLPFP; translated from the coding sequence ATGATAAAAAAAGCAGCAGTCCTCATTTCTCTTTTGTTGGTCTGTTTCTGTATGTGTACGAGTAGTCTAGCCAGTGCCTATAGTACAAAAACGTACAATTGGAACTTCAACCCAAACAAAGAGAATCAGCCAACAACAACAGAATCTCATTATTTAGAATTGCTCAATCAAACAGGAGGATTCTACATTGGTGATACGACGAAGAAGGAGCTTTACCTCACATTTGATAATGGTTATGAAAATGGCTATACCGAGAAAGTGCTCGATACGCTTAAGGAAAAGGAGGTTCCGGGTGCTTTCTTTATCACAGGACATTACTTAGAATCCGCACCAGAACTTGTTAAACGTATGGTGGATGAAGGTCATATTGTCGGTAATCACTCGTGGCATCATCCAAGTTTACCTGAAGTTGGCGATGGACGATTGATGGATGAACTGACAAAAGTGAAGCAGCGTTTCACAGAATTAACAGGAGTAGAGGAAATGAATTACTTACGCCCGCCAAGAGGTCAGTTCAGCGAACGTTCTTTAACTCTCTCTGCTAAACTCGGTTATACGAATGTGTTCTGGTCGATGGCTTATAAAGATTGGGAAGTAGATAAGCAGCGTGGCGGACAATATGCGTACGATCAAATTATGGCGCGGATCCACCCAGGCGCGATCATGCTCATACACTCCGTATCAAGTGATAATGCAGAAGCGCTCCCTAAAGTAATAGACGATGCACGAGCACAAGGCTATACATTCAAAAGCCTCGACGAATACATGTTCCAAAAACAAATAAAAACACTCCCATTTCCATAA
- a CDS encoding GAF domain-containing protein produces MSIPTDVASLQIMAHVYKRESLQSIFDKTVESLVEQVPYIDWVGIYMYENLNHKLVAASCLEDDLKWECNGELKFPIKNGANEETGMMIVRSRQPIAFDVTDVSTLETIASAIGQESLAS; encoded by the coding sequence GTGTCCATACCAACAGATGTTGCATCGTTACAAATTATGGCGCATGTCTATAAGCGTGAGAGTCTACAATCGATCTTTGATAAGACTGTAGAAAGCCTCGTAGAACAAGTGCCCTATATTGATTGGGTAGGAATTTATATGTACGAAAACTTAAATCATAAGCTTGTTGCCGCTTCATGTTTAGAGGATGATTTAAAATGGGAGTGCAACGGCGAATTAAAATTCCCCATTAAAAATGGTGCTAATGAAGAGACAGGGATGATGATTGTACGCAGTCGCCAACCGATTGCATTTGACGTCACAGATGTATCTACTTTAGAAACAATTGCGTCTGCAATTGGTCAAGAGAGCTTAGCCAGCTAA
- the rlmD gene encoding 23S rRNA (uracil(1939)-C(5))-methyltransferase RlmD — MKQPYKQKKTNKPTEQQSVQVTVGQQMPLTIKRLGINGEGVGYFKRKVVFVPGALPNEEIVAEVTKTGARFTEAKIVKIRKRSKERIEPPCPIYDECGGCQLQHMEYNATLREKQDIVRQAFERHTDLDMNKIKIQPTIGMDDPWYYRNKSQLQVAKKGGRVIAGLYAMNSHKLIDLSACMVQHKATNRVTRVMKQILGDLNISIYDERKHQGLIRTIVTRVGFQTGQVQVVLVTNEESIPRQDVLLDEIKKRLPEVNSVMQNINGKKTSLIFGEETVHLDGEEVIEEKLGDISFELSARAFFQLNPIQTVKLYNEAKRAAKLTGTEKIVDAYCGVGTIGLWLADGASEIRGMDVIEESIIDARVNADNHGYKHATYEVGTAEEWLPKWVKQGWKPDVVVVDPPRTGCDEKLIQTIIDVKPKRIVYVSCNPSTLAKDIEQLRKKGYKVENVQPVDMFPWTAQVESVTTLEFKL, encoded by the coding sequence TTGAAACAACCCTATAAACAGAAAAAAACAAACAAACCGACCGAACAGCAGTCAGTACAAGTGACAGTCGGTCAGCAAATGCCATTAACAATTAAGCGTCTTGGTATTAACGGTGAAGGAGTCGGCTATTTTAAACGGAAAGTCGTCTTTGTTCCTGGTGCTTTACCTAATGAAGAGATTGTGGCAGAAGTTACAAAGACTGGTGCTCGATTTACTGAGGCAAAAATTGTGAAAATCCGTAAGCGATCAAAAGAACGCATTGAGCCACCTTGTCCGATCTATGATGAATGTGGAGGTTGCCAGCTTCAACATATGGAATACAACGCGACGTTACGCGAAAAACAAGATATCGTTCGACAAGCCTTTGAACGTCATACTGATTTAGATATGAATAAAATTAAGATTCAACCAACAATTGGAATGGACGATCCGTGGTACTATCGTAATAAAAGTCAGCTGCAAGTGGCGAAAAAAGGTGGTCGAGTCATCGCTGGATTGTATGCGATGAACTCACACAAGCTAATCGATCTATCTGCCTGTATGGTGCAGCATAAAGCGACAAATCGAGTAACCCGAGTGATGAAGCAAATTCTCGGTGACCTAAATATTTCGATTTATGACGAACGGAAACACCAAGGTCTCATCCGTACAATTGTTACGCGTGTTGGTTTCCAAACAGGACAAGTTCAAGTCGTTCTTGTGACAAATGAAGAGTCAATCCCAAGACAAGATGTTTTACTAGACGAAATCAAAAAACGGTTACCAGAAGTCAATTCAGTTATGCAAAATATTAATGGTAAAAAAACATCTCTTATTTTTGGAGAGGAAACGGTTCATCTTGACGGAGAAGAAGTGATCGAAGAAAAGCTAGGCGATATTTCATTTGAATTATCTGCTCGAGCATTCTTCCAGCTGAATCCGATTCAAACGGTGAAGCTCTATAATGAAGCAAAACGAGCAGCTAAGCTTACTGGAACAGAAAAAATCGTTGATGCATATTGCGGTGTAGGTACGATCGGATTATGGTTAGCAGATGGCGCATCAGAGATCCGCGGAATGGATGTCATTGAAGAGTCAATAATTGATGCCCGTGTCAACGCAGACAACCATGGTTACAAACACGCGACATACGAAGTAGGAACCGCAGAAGAATGGTTACCTAAATGGGTCAAACAAGGATGGAAGCCCGACGTTGTCGTGGTTGATCCGCCAAGAACAGGTTGTGATGAGAAATTAATTCAAACCATTATCGATGTCAAACCTAAACGCATCGTCTACGTGTCCTGCAACCCATCTACTTTAGCTAAAGACATCGAGCAGCTAAGGAAGAAAGGGTACAAAGTAGAGAACGTGCAGCCGGTCGATATGTTTCCTTGGACTGCGCAAGTGGAGAGTGTGACGACGTTGGAGTTTAAATTGTAA